Proteins encoded in a region of the Armatimonadota bacterium genome:
- a CDS encoding NADH-quinone oxidoreductase subunit M, giving the protein MLLTLIIFLPLVGGLIILFTSKANEPLMKGVAVGASLASFILSLFLVALYEVGGGMQFVERYSWIPTLGIQYHVGVDGLSLPLVVLTALLSLVSLVYSWRIELRLKEYLFLFLLLETGMLGVFAALDFFLFYIFWEVTLVPMYFLIGIWGGPRREYAAIKFFLYTLVGSLAMLLAILLLYFHSEPRTFDMLALIRQQPLARAPLLATLAFWGFFLSFAIKVPMWPFHTWLPDAHVEAPTAGSVILAGILLKMGTYGFVRVSLPMLPEAFRASAGVVAILALLGIVYGALVAMAQTDLKKLVAYSSVNHMGYVMLGTAAAAAAVGQPHKAQAATTALNGAVFEMIAHGVITGALFLIVGVLYDYRAHTRGVNEFGGLGARLPVYTGITTLAMLASLGLPGLMGFVAEFLVFVGSFGVFPYLTAVAVTGVIFTAAMFLWTIQRIFLGPLNERWVGLPDLDTREKLSLVPLAVLMVVFGLYPRPLLEVINTAMAGLVTALR; this is encoded by the coding sequence GATCATCTTTCTGCCGCTGGTGGGCGGACTGATCATCCTGTTCACGTCCAAGGCCAACGAGCCGCTGATGAAGGGCGTGGCGGTGGGGGCGTCGCTGGCGTCCTTCATCCTCTCCCTCTTCCTGGTGGCCCTGTACGAGGTGGGAGGCGGGATGCAGTTCGTGGAACGCTACAGCTGGATCCCCACCCTGGGGATCCAGTACCACGTGGGCGTGGACGGGCTCAGCCTGCCCCTGGTGGTGCTGACGGCCCTGCTCAGCCTGGTGTCGCTGGTCTACTCCTGGCGGATCGAGCTGCGGCTGAAGGAATACCTGTTCCTGTTCCTGCTGCTGGAGACCGGCATGCTGGGCGTGTTCGCCGCCCTGGACTTCTTCCTCTTCTACATCTTCTGGGAGGTCACCCTGGTGCCCATGTACTTCCTCATCGGCATCTGGGGCGGCCCCCGCCGCGAATACGCGGCCATCAAGTTCTTCCTGTACACCCTGGTGGGGTCGCTGGCCATGCTGCTGGCGATCCTGCTGCTGTACTTCCACAGCGAGCCCCGGACGTTCGACATGCTGGCCCTCATCCGCCAGCAACCCCTGGCCCGGGCGCCCCTGCTGGCGACCCTGGCATTCTGGGGGTTCTTCCTGAGCTTTGCCATCAAGGTGCCCATGTGGCCCTTCCACACCTGGCTGCCCGACGCCCACGTGGAGGCCCCGACCGCCGGCAGCGTCATCCTGGCCGGCATCCTGCTGAAGATGGGCACCTACGGGTTCGTGCGGGTCAGCCTGCCCATGCTGCCGGAAGCGTTCCGGGCCTCTGCCGGCGTCGTCGCCATCCTGGCCCTGCTGGGCATCGTGTACGGCGCGCTGGTGGCCATGGCCCAGACCGACCTGAAAAAGCTGGTGGCCTACAGTTCGGTCAACCACATGGGGTATGTGATGCTGGGCACCGCCGCCGCGGCCGCGGCGGTGGGGCAGCCCCACAAGGCCCAGGCCGCCACCACTGCCCTGAACGGCGCCGTCTTTGAGATGATCGCTCACGGGGTGATCACCGGCGCCCTGTTCCTCATCGTCGGCGTGCTGTACGACTACCGGGCGCACACCCGGGGCGTCAACGAGTTCGGCGGACTGGGCGCCCGCCTGCCGGTGTACACGGGGATCACCACCCTGGCCATGCTGGCGTCCCTGGGCCTGCCGGGGCTGATGGGGTTTGTGGCCGAGTTCCTCGTGTTCGTGGGGTCCTTCGGCGTCTTCCCCTACCTGACGGCGGTGGCGGTGACCGGGGTGATCTTCACCGCGGCCATGTTCCTGTGGACCATCCAGCGGATCTTCCTGGGACCCCTCAACGAGCGGTGGGTGGGGCTGCCGGACCTGGACACCCGGGAGAAGCTGTCCCTGGTACCCCTGGCCGTCCTCATGGTGGTGTTCGGGCTGTATCCCCGGCCCCTGCTGGAGGTGATCAACACCGCCATGGCGGGGCTGGTGACGGCCCTGCGGTAG
- a CDS encoding NADH-quinone oxidoreductase subunit N, protein MPAVSPADLWSLVPELWLLGLGLLVLLLDLVVPAGRKAAVGVMAVGGLVLALVPIATMLTWQPRTILYGAYAVDGFAVFFKIIAVAATALVILSSLESVGPRTRFEGEFYGLLVLTALGLMLMAASTDLVLLVLAIEFVSLTSYVLAGFLKAHPKSAEAGIKYFLYGATASAVMIYGFSLLYGLAGTTNLYQVARAVAGAPGLTLYLSLILVLAGLGFKISMVPFHQWAPDVYEGAPTPVAAFLSVGSKAAGFAALARVLQVVVDPSRVNWVLLVAVLAAVTMTVGNLLALPQRNIKRMLAYSSISHAGFLLIGVAAFRGAFGTPGLLVYLLGYTFTQLGAFFVATLIGTQLGTDEIPDYAGLARRAPVSALLMALFMLSLTGIPPTAVFLGKFYVLAAAIDNGLLWLAVVAVVNSVISLYYYVGVIRAMYVLPAATDTPVPEPTGLQVALGITGLGTLLIGLYPQPVIDLVRTASQLLRL, encoded by the coding sequence ATGCCCGCGGTGAGCCCGGCCGATCTGTGGTCGCTTGTCCCGGAGCTGTGGCTGCTGGGGCTGGGCCTGCTGGTGCTGCTGCTCGACCTGGTGGTGCCGGCGGGCCGCAAGGCTGCCGTGGGGGTGATGGCGGTGGGCGGCCTGGTCCTGGCCCTGGTGCCCATCGCCACCATGCTGACCTGGCAGCCGCGCACGATCCTGTACGGCGCCTACGCCGTGGACGGGTTCGCGGTGTTCTTCAAGATCATCGCCGTTGCCGCCACCGCCCTGGTGATCCTCTCCTCCCTGGAGTCGGTGGGCCCCCGCACCCGCTTCGAGGGAGAGTTTTACGGGTTGCTGGTTCTGACCGCCCTGGGCCTGATGCTGATGGCGGCCAGCACCGATCTGGTGCTGCTGGTCCTGGCCATCGAGTTCGTCAGCCTCACCTCCTACGTGCTGGCGGGATTCCTCAAGGCCCACCCCAAGAGCGCCGAGGCCGGCATCAAGTACTTCCTGTACGGCGCCACGGCGTCGGCGGTGATGATCTACGGGTTCTCGCTGCTGTACGGTCTGGCGGGCACCACCAACCTCTATCAGGTGGCCCGGGCCGTCGCCGGCGCCCCCGGCCTCACCCTCTACCTGAGCCTGATCCTGGTCCTGGCGGGGCTGGGCTTCAAGATCTCCATGGTGCCGTTCCACCAGTGGGCCCCGGACGTGTACGAGGGCGCGCCCACCCCGGTGGCCGCATTCCTGTCGGTGGGATCCAAGGCGGCAGGGTTCGCCGCCCTGGCCCGGGTCCTGCAGGTGGTGGTGGATCCGTCCCGGGTGAACTGGGTCCTGCTGGTGGCGGTGCTGGCCGCCGTCACCATGACCGTCGGCAACCTGCTGGCGCTCCCCCAGCGCAACATCAAGCGGATGCTGGCCTACTCCAGCATCTCCCACGCCGGCTTCCTCCTGATCGGGGTGGCGGCGTTCCGGGGCGCGTTCGGCACGCCGGGGCTGCTCGTCTACCTGCTGGGGTACACCTTCACCCAGCTGGGCGCATTCTTCGTGGCCACCCTGATCGGGACCCAGCTGGGCACCGACGAGATCCCGGACTACGCCGGCCTGGCGCGCCGGGCGCCGGTCTCGGCCCTGCTGATGGCCCTGTTCATGCTCTCGCTGACGGGGATTCCCCCCACGGCCGTCTTCCTGGGCAAGTTCTACGTGCTGGCGGCGGCCATCGACAACGGGTTGCTGTGGCTGGCGGTGGTGGCCGTGGTGAACAGCGTCATCTCGCTGTACTACTATGTGGGAGTCATCCGCGCCATGTACGTGCTGCCGGCGGCCACGGACACGCCCGTGCCCGAGCCGACCGGCCTGCAGGTGGCCTTGGGGATCACCGGATTGGGCACCCTGCTCATCGGCCTGTACCCCCAGCCGGTCATCGACCTGGTCCGCACCGCCTCCCAGCTCCTGCGGCTGTAG
- a CDS encoding V-type ATPase subunit subunit G family protein, which translates to MERVAAMTARHGPTDENVLQILAQKEKELEARVAEARERARQVVDDARRQADQIREGARADAAALAARLREETAREVEALQAEQLAAAEAEVQRLRAAVAERLPRAVALVVERVLAGLDRS; encoded by the coding sequence ATGGAGCGGGTGGCAGCCATGACGGCCCGGCACGGCCCGACGGACGAGAACGTCCTTCAGATCCTCGCCCAGAAGGAGAAAGAACTGGAAGCCCGCGTGGCCGAGGCCCGGGAGCGGGCCCGGCAGGTGGTGGACGACGCTCGCCGGCAGGCGGACCAGATCCGCGAGGGTGCGCGGGCCGACGCCGCCGCCCTGGCCGCCCGCCTGCGGGAGGAGACCGCGCGGGAGGTGGAGGCGCTGCAGGCCGAGCAGCTGGCCGCCGCCGAGGCGGAGGTCCAGAGGCTGCGGGCTGCGGTGGCCGAGCGCCTGCCCCGGGCCGTCGCCCTGGTGGTGGAGCGGGTGCTGGCCGGACTGGACAGGTCGTAG
- a CDS encoding V-type ATPase 116kDa subunit family protein yields MIVEMSRVIVLGPKRLLGAVLDEVQRLGSLHVDRIESDEAPPPPATDEQAAARQRLERLLGQADAVLTLLPPADGAVSAEAEVGSVDEVEAELAALERQVRDLTRQRLELEEERTLIETYEGAVRALSPLLQALRGSARLESLGFLLNTTDLKVAAALRAELIRATGGRVEVVSRAVDDRRLGMVVAFRREDGEAVRAVLARSGITELRLPERFAGGAVADAVALMERRRREIPRELEQVDRQLRELAARIRPRLEVLRSWLADRAAQLSVLQDLGATRYTFVLHGWAPSRAVGQIRAVLAGRFGSDVVVFDSPADPHHDPERVPVLLDNHPWIRPFQRLLALFQPPRYGTWDPSPVVAITFPLFVGLVIGDVGYGALLFLLGWKMRSLARAGRTVEVRLLNLRFPPPVLADASFLIRACAAWIMAFGAIYAEAFGNLPELLWHVRPLFNRVEDTGRYFLVIIAAGIAMIFLGLLVHFVQALRHRHLEGAFEAAVIMLGTGGLLLFLGARGAMLPASWDAPGLWLFAGAVGLAGVSLVVERNVIRRFLWLLESTTAFGHILSHARLMAFGLAAAALAMAANELGRQAGALGRVAAVLVGALFQALFFVFTIFGHVIQPARLHWVEFFSKFKFHEETGRAYRPFQKTAAPGRR; encoded by the coding sequence ATGATTGTCGAGATGAGCCGGGTCATCGTGCTGGGCCCCAAGCGGTTGCTGGGGGCCGTCCTGGACGAGGTGCAGCGTCTGGGCAGTCTGCACGTGGACCGGATCGAATCCGACGAAGCCCCGCCGCCGCCCGCCACCGACGAGCAGGCGGCGGCCCGCCAGCGCCTGGAGCGTCTCCTCGGGCAGGCGGACGCCGTGCTCACCCTGCTGCCCCCCGCCGACGGCGCGGTTTCCGCCGAGGCCGAGGTCGGGTCGGTGGACGAGGTGGAGGCCGAACTTGCCGCCCTGGAGCGGCAGGTGCGGGATCTGACCCGGCAGCGCCTCGAACTGGAGGAGGAGCGCACCCTCATCGAGACCTACGAAGGGGCGGTGCGGGCGCTGTCTCCCCTGCTCCAGGCCCTGCGGGGCAGCGCCCGGCTGGAATCGCTGGGCTTCCTGCTGAACACCACCGACCTGAAGGTGGCGGCAGCGCTGCGCGCCGAGCTGATCCGCGCCACCGGGGGACGGGTGGAGGTGGTCAGCCGCGCCGTCGACGACAGGCGCCTGGGGATGGTGGTGGCGTTCCGCCGGGAGGACGGCGAGGCGGTGCGGGCCGTGCTGGCCCGCTCGGGGATCACCGAACTGCGCCTGCCGGAGCGGTTCGCCGGGGGCGCGGTGGCCGATGCCGTCGCCCTCATGGAGCGCCGCCGGCGGGAGATTCCCCGGGAGCTGGAGCAGGTGGACCGCCAGCTGCGCGAGCTGGCCGCCCGGATCCGCCCCCGCCTGGAGGTGCTGCGGTCCTGGCTGGCCGACCGGGCCGCCCAGCTGTCGGTGCTGCAGGACCTGGGCGCCACCCGGTACACGTTCGTCCTCCACGGGTGGGCGCCGTCGCGGGCCGTGGGACAGATCCGGGCGGTCCTGGCCGGCCGCTTCGGGTCCGACGTCGTGGTTTTCGATTCTCCCGCCGACCCGCACCACGACCCCGAGCGGGTGCCGGTCCTGCTGGACAACCACCCGTGGATCCGGCCCTTCCAGCGGCTGCTGGCCCTGTTCCAGCCCCCACGGTATGGGACCTGGGATCCCAGTCCCGTGGTGGCCATCACCTTCCCCCTGTTTGTCGGCCTGGTGATCGGCGACGTGGGCTACGGCGCGCTGCTGTTCCTGCTGGGCTGGAAGATGCGCTCCCTGGCCCGGGCGGGGCGGACGGTGGAGGTGCGGCTGCTGAACCTGCGCTTCCCGCCGCCGGTGCTGGCGGATGCGTCGTTTCTGATCCGGGCCTGCGCCGCCTGGATCATGGCGTTCGGGGCGATCTACGCCGAAGCGTTCGGCAACCTGCCCGAGCTGCTGTGGCATGTGCGGCCGCTGTTCAACCGGGTCGAGGACACCGGCCGGTACTTCCTGGTGATCATCGCCGCGGGCATCGCCATGATCTTCCTGGGCCTGCTGGTGCACTTCGTCCAGGCCCTGCGGCACCGGCACCTGGAAGGCGCGTTCGAAGCGGCCGTCATCATGCTGGGGACCGGCGGCCTGCTGCTGTTCCTGGGCGCCCGGGGCGCCATGCTGCCCGCCTCCTGGGACGCGCCGGGCCTGTGGCTGTTTGCGGGCGCCGTGGGGCTGGCCGGGGTCTCGCTGGTCGTGGAGCGCAACGTCATCCGCCGGTTCCTGTGGCTGCTGGAAAGCACCACGGCTTTCGGGCACATCCTGTCCCACGCCCGATTGATGGCGTTCGGCCTGGCCGCCGCCGCCCTGGCCATGGCGGCCAACGAGCTGGGCCGTCAGGCGGGCGCCCTGGGGCGGGTGGCGGCGGTCCTGGTGGGGGCGCTGTTTCAGGCGCTGTTCTTCGTGTTCACCATCTTCGGCCACGTGATCCAGCCCGCCCGTCTGCACTGGGTAGAGTTCTTCAGCAAATTCAAGTTCCACGAGGAAACCGGGCGGGCGTACCGCCCGTTCCAGAAGACCGCGGCGCCCGGGAGGCGGTAG
- a CDS encoding F0F1 ATP synthase subunit C, with translation MRTAAVVIVTAILVLGAAGMVLAAPETAEQRPANPNAGLLGLAAAIAVGFGAIGTAWAQSRIGAAAAGAMAERPEIGGLMLVFLALPETMIILGFLVAFFVISRI, from the coding sequence GTGAGGACAGCAGCAGTCGTGATTGTCACCGCCATCCTGGTCCTGGGAGCGGCCGGGATGGTCCTGGCGGCGCCCGAGACCGCCGAGCAGCGGCCGGCCAACCCCAACGCCGGATTGCTGGGTCTGGCGGCGGCCATCGCCGTCGGGTTCGGCGCCATCGGCACCGCGTGGGCCCAGTCGCGCATCGGGGCGGCTGCCGCCGGCGCCATGGCCGAGCGGCCGGAGATCGGAGGCCTGATGCTGGTCTTCCTGGCCCTGCCCGAGACGATGATCATCCTGGGCTTTCTGGTGGCATTCTTCGTGATCAGCCGGATCTAG
- a CDS encoding V-type ATP synthase subunit E produces MTSQSELIAILEREAAAEIERILADARAEADRLIQEARQQAEAELAAVRARLEAERAAARTRARSAAALRASALILQAKDQALAEVFQRARAELDRLVQERARYGALLGGLLREAAAGLGGRVVVQVHPRDVDLARRAARDLGLDADVQPADDVSGGVRVVSADGRFVVENTLASRLERARAGLAPEVAAALWGT; encoded by the coding sequence ATGACATCCCAGTCGGAACTGATCGCCATCCTCGAGCGGGAGGCCGCCGCCGAGATCGAGCGGATCCTGGCCGACGCCCGCGCCGAGGCCGACCGCCTGATCCAGGAGGCGCGCCAGCAGGCCGAGGCGGAACTGGCGGCCGTGCGGGCGCGACTGGAGGCCGAACGCGCCGCCGCCCGGACGCGGGCCCGCAGCGCGGCGGCCCTGCGCGCCTCGGCGCTGATCCTGCAGGCCAAGGATCAGGCGCTGGCCGAGGTGTTCCAGCGCGCCCGGGCCGAGCTCGACCGCCTGGTCCAGGAGCGCGCCCGCTACGGCGCGCTGCTGGGCGGCCTGCTGCGGGAAGCCGCCGCTGGCTTGGGCGGCCGGGTGGTGGTGCAGGTGCACCCCCGGGATGTCGATCTGGCCCGGCGGGCGGCGCGGGACCTGGGCCTGGATGCCGACGTGCAGCCGGCCGACGACGTCAGCGGAGGGGTCCGGGTGGTGTCCGCCGACGGCCGGTTCGTGGTGGAGAACACCCTGGCCTCGCGCCTGGAGCGCGCCCGGGCGGGGTTGGCCCCGGAGGTGGCGGCCGCATTGTGGGGGACGTAG
- a CDS encoding V-type ATPase subunit → MPDFPYINARVRAMHSRLLDSAHLEELLAIPTLEGFVTALAQTPYGPHLQEALTRYAGLRAVDEALARNFHQATTRILSFADGRARELIEVVLMRWDVANLRAILRGKHAGRPAEAIIGALLPAGALSEVALRELAAAADVPGVVGALSAQEHPLAPALAEGLADYRERGDLLALELRLDRFYAAYGLRRAAGRGHSAAVLRRVLQAEIDATNVKTALKLQQASLGPDERARFYIPGGRLVDERLFLALSDPATADQGLAGLRLQGFPVRGPVGDLAAFERDLDLALLRVQAGLYRGDPLEIDIVIGYLAQKYNEVVNLRLIARGKALGIPRERVRQEMVEV, encoded by the coding sequence ATGCCCGACTTTCCCTACATCAACGCCCGGGTGCGGGCCATGCACAGCCGCCTGCTGGACTCCGCGCACCTGGAGGAGCTGCTGGCGATCCCCACGCTGGAAGGGTTCGTCACGGCCCTGGCGCAGACGCCCTACGGGCCGCACCTGCAGGAGGCGCTGACCCGCTACGCGGGCCTGCGGGCCGTGGACGAGGCGCTGGCCCGCAACTTCCACCAGGCCACCACCCGGATCCTCTCGTTCGCCGACGGGCGGGCCCGGGAGCTCATCGAGGTGGTCCTGATGCGGTGGGACGTGGCCAACCTGCGGGCCATCCTCCGGGGCAAGCACGCCGGGCGTCCGGCCGAGGCCATCATCGGCGCCCTCCTGCCGGCGGGCGCCCTCAGCGAGGTCGCCCTGCGGGAACTGGCCGCCGCCGCGGACGTGCCGGGGGTGGTGGGCGCCCTCAGCGCCCAGGAGCACCCCCTGGCCCCCGCCCTGGCCGAGGGGCTGGCGGACTACCGGGAGCGCGGCGATCTGCTGGCCCTGGAGCTGCGCCTGGACCGGTTCTACGCCGCCTACGGGCTGAGGCGGGCCGCGGGACGCGGGCACAGCGCCGCGGTGCTGCGGCGGGTGCTGCAGGCGGAGATCGATGCCACCAACGTGAAGACGGCCCTCAAACTCCAGCAGGCATCCCTGGGGCCGGACGAGAGGGCGCGCTTTTACATCCCCGGGGGGCGGCTGGTGGACGAGCGGCTGTTCCTGGCCCTCTCCGATCCGGCGACCGCCGACCAGGGCCTGGCCGGCCTGCGCCTGCAGGGATTCCCCGTCCGGGGCCCGGTGGGGGACCTGGCGGCGTTCGAGCGGGACCTGGACCTGGCCCTCCTGCGGGTCCAGGCGGGTCTGTACCGCGGAGACCCGTTGGAGATCGACATCGTCATCGGCTACCTGGCCCAGAAGTACAATGAAGTTGTCAACCTCCGCCTGATCGCCCGGGGGAAGGCGCTGGGCATTCCCCGCGAGCGCGTCCGGCAGGAGATGGTGGAGGTGTAG
- a CDS encoding V-type ATP synthase subunit F: MAYRVAVITDPETATGFRLAGVEVREAADGREALEHLRAMLPLDYGLVAVNEDLLAAMQDALPRLMRDRDLPIIVPVPAPRAKIETSEEYIARLVKEHIGFYVKLR, from the coding sequence GTGGCCTACCGCGTGGCCGTGATCACCGATCCCGAGACGGCGACCGGGTTCCGCCTGGCCGGGGTCGAGGTGCGGGAGGCCGCCGACGGGCGGGAGGCCCTGGAACACCTGCGGGCGATGCTGCCCCTGGACTACGGCCTGGTGGCCGTCAACGAGGATCTCCTGGCGGCGATGCAGGACGCCCTCCCGCGCCTGATGCGGGACCGGGACCTGCCGATCATCGTTCCCGTCCCGGCTCCCCGGGCGAAGATCGAGACGAGCGAAGAGTACATTGCGCGGCTGGTCAAAGAGCACATCGGTTTTTACGTGAAGTTGCGCTAG
- a CDS encoding V-type ATP synthase subunit A, whose protein sequence is MSTAIRGSIIKIAGPAVIARGMLGARMYDIVRVGHEGLLGEIIRLEGDTAFIQVYEETSGLRVGEPVESTGRPLTAEMGPGLLAGIFDGILRPLEGVRAQKGDFVARGAVVPALDRTRRWAFEPAVRPGDRVSPGDVLGWVQEFGFRHQILVPPDSPGGIVAEIRPGEYTVTDAVARLEDGTPLTMMHPWPVRTPRPVARRLDPTEPFVTGQRVLDVLFPVAMGGTAAIPGPFGSGKTITQQTLAKWGDADVIIYVGCGERGNEMTHVLDEFPRLEDPRTGRPLMERTIIIANTSNMPVAAREASVYTGITLAEYWRDQGVKVALMADSTSRWAEAMREISSRLEEMPAEEGYPSYLSSRLAAFYERAGRAVCLGRPERRGSITVIGAVSPPGGDLSEPVTQATLRITGTFWALDDKLASRRHFPAINWLRSYSLYTPLLTQWYRDHMPADFETLRDRASALLQKEAELQEIVQLVGPDALQDDQRMIIEAGKMLREDFLQQNAYTDDAHCPLSKSYGILKAILTFYDLALAALRRGVDLDEILNMKEIEEIARLKDVPAAEFDGYIARWLEKLPAAFGARPAAAVGAEGQ, encoded by the coding sequence ATGAGCACGGCGATCAGGGGCAGCATCATCAAAATCGCGGGACCGGCGGTGATCGCCCGGGGGATGCTGGGCGCCCGGATGTACGACATCGTGCGGGTCGGCCACGAGGGCCTGCTGGGCGAAATCATCCGCCTGGAGGGCGACACCGCGTTCATCCAGGTCTACGAGGAAACCTCGGGGCTGCGGGTGGGCGAGCCGGTGGAGAGCACCGGCCGGCCGCTGACCGCCGAGATGGGTCCGGGGCTGCTGGCGGGGATCTTCGACGGCATCCTGCGGCCCCTGGAGGGCGTGCGGGCCCAGAAGGGAGACTTCGTGGCCCGGGGCGCGGTGGTGCCGGCCCTGGACCGGACCCGGCGGTGGGCCTTTGAGCCGGCGGTCCGCCCCGGCGACCGGGTGAGCCCCGGGGACGTGCTGGGGTGGGTTCAGGAGTTCGGGTTCCGCCACCAGATCCTGGTGCCCCCCGACTCTCCGGGCGGGATCGTGGCGGAGATCCGCCCCGGCGAGTACACGGTCACCGACGCCGTCGCCCGCCTGGAGGACGGCACCCCTCTCACCATGATGCACCCCTGGCCCGTGCGCACGCCGCGGCCGGTGGCCCGGCGGCTGGACCCCACCGAGCCGTTCGTCACCGGCCAGCGGGTGCTGGACGTCCTGTTCCCGGTGGCCATGGGAGGGACGGCGGCCATCCCGGGCCCGTTCGGCTCGGGCAAGACCATCACCCAGCAGACCCTGGCCAAGTGGGGCGACGCCGACGTGATCATCTATGTGGGGTGCGGCGAGCGCGGCAACGAGATGACCCACGTCCTGGACGAGTTTCCCCGCCTGGAAGACCCCCGCACCGGCCGCCCGCTGATGGAGCGGACCATCATCATCGCCAACACCAGCAACATGCCGGTGGCCGCCCGGGAGGCGTCGGTGTACACCGGCATCACCCTGGCCGAGTACTGGCGGGACCAGGGAGTCAAGGTGGCCCTGATGGCCGACTCCACCAGCCGGTGGGCGGAGGCGATGCGGGAGATCTCCTCCCGCCTGGAGGAGATGCCGGCGGAGGAGGGCTACCCGTCGTACCTCAGCAGCCGCCTGGCGGCCTTCTACGAGCGGGCCGGCCGCGCCGTGTGCCTGGGGCGGCCGGAGCGCCGGGGGTCCATCACCGTCATCGGCGCCGTCTCCCCGCCCGGCGGCGACCTGTCGGAGCCGGTGACCCAGGCCACCCTGCGCATCACCGGGACATTCTGGGCTCTGGATGACAAGCTGGCGAGCCGCCGCCACTTTCCCGCCATCAACTGGCTGCGGTCGTACAGCCTGTACACGCCCCTGCTGACCCAGTGGTACCGGGACCACATGCCGGCCGACTTCGAAACCCTGCGGGACCGGGCCAGCGCCCTGCTGCAGAAGGAAGCCGAACTGCAGGAGATCGTCCAGCTGGTGGGCCCCGATGCGCTGCAGGACGACCAGCGGATGATCATCGAGGCCGGCAAGATGCTGCGGGAGGACTTCCTGCAGCAGAACGCCTACACCGACGACGCCCACTGCCCGCTGAGCAAGTCCTACGGCATCCTGAAGGCCATCCTGACCTTCTACGACCTCGCCCTGGCGGCGCTGCGGCGGGGGGTGGATCTGGACGAGATCCTCAACATGAAGGAGATCGAGGAGATCGCCCGCCTCAAGGACGTGCCCGCTGCCGAATTCGACGGGTACATCGCCCGCTGGCTGGAAAAACTGCCGGCGGCGTTCGGCGCCCGCCCGGCGGCGGCGGTGGGGGCGGAGGGGCAGTAA
- a CDS encoding V-type ATP synthase subunit B: protein MELATKRYRSISYISGPLLFVEGAKDLAYGALVSIHLPDETVRGGQVIEVSEKHAVIQVFEETTGLDLARTSISLREDVARLGVSREMIGRRFNGLGEPIDGLPPIIPEKRLPIIGAPINPVARQRPQEFIQTGISAIDGLNTLVRGQKLPIFSGAGLPHNEIAAQIARQAKVLGTEEQFSVVFAAMGITQREAAFFIDQFESTGALARAVVFLNLADDPAIERLITPRMALTTAEYLAFELDMHVLVILTDMTNYCEALREIGAAREEIPGRRGYPGYMYTDLATIYERAGRIHGRRGSITQLPILTMPDDDITHPIADLTGYITEGQILLSRELHRLGIYPPITPLRSLSRLMNDGIGPGRTREDHGALRDQLYSAYANGVDLRKLVAIIGEEALTERDRLYLRFADEFERQFLHQGQAERSIEETLTLAWKLLSMFPRGELKRVKQDHIDKYYFGDLMEEVWKEKTRV, encoded by the coding sequence ATGGAGCTGGCCACCAAGCGGTACCGCTCGATCTCGTACATCTCGGGTCCCCTGCTGTTCGTGGAGGGGGCGAAGGACCTGGCCTACGGAGCCCTGGTCAGCATCCACCTGCCCGATGAGACGGTGCGCGGAGGGCAGGTGATCGAGGTCTCCGAGAAGCACGCGGTGATCCAGGTGTTCGAGGAGACCACGGGTCTGGACCTGGCCCGGACCTCCATCAGCCTGCGGGAGGATGTGGCGCGCCTGGGCGTATCCCGGGAGATGATCGGCCGCCGGTTCAACGGCCTGGGGGAGCCCATCGACGGGCTGCCCCCCATCATTCCCGAGAAGCGCCTGCCCATCATCGGCGCCCCCATCAACCCCGTGGCGCGCCAGCGCCCCCAGGAGTTCATCCAGACGGGGATTTCGGCCATCGACGGCCTCAACACCCTGGTGCGCGGGCAGAAGCTGCCCATCTTCAGCGGCGCGGGGCTGCCCCACAACGAGATCGCGGCCCAGATCGCCCGCCAGGCCAAGGTCCTGGGCACCGAGGAGCAGTTCTCGGTGGTGTTCGCGGCCATGGGGATCACCCAGCGGGAGGCGGCGTTCTTCATCGATCAGTTCGAGTCCACGGGCGCCCTGGCGCGCGCAGTGGTCTTCCTCAACCTGGCCGACGACCCGGCCATCGAGCGCCTCATCACGCCCCGGATGGCGCTGACCACCGCCGAGTACCTGGCCTTCGAGCTCGACATGCACGTCCTGGTGATCCTCACCGACATGACCAACTACTGCGAAGCCCTGCGGGAAATCGGCGCGGCCCGGGAGGAGATCCCCGGCCGCCGGGGCTACCCCGGCTACATGTACACCGACCTGGCCACCATCTACGAGCGCGCCGGGCGCATCCACGGCCGGCGCGGGTCCATCACCCAGCTGCCGATCCTCACCATGCCCGACGACGACATCACCCACCCCATCGCCGACCTCACCGGCTACATCACCGAGGGGCAGATCCTCCTCAGCCGCGAACTGCACCGGCTGGGCATCTATCCGCCCATCACCCCGCTGCGCAGCCTGTCCCGGCTCATGAACGACGGCATCGGCCCCGGGCGCACCCGGGAGGACCACGGCGCCCTGCGGGACCAGCTGTACTCGGCCTACGCCAACGGGGTGGACCTGCGCAAGCTGGTGGCCATTATCGGCGAGGAGGCGCTCACGGAGCGCGACCGCCTGTACCTGCGGTTTGCCGACGAGTTCGAGCGCCAGTTCCTCCACCAGGGCCAGGCCGAGCGCAGCATCGAGGAGACCCTCACCCTGGCCTGGAAGCTGCTGTCCATGTTCCCGCGGGGTGAGCTCAAG